Proteins encoded within one genomic window of Paenarthrobacter sp. JL.01a:
- a CDS encoding IlvD/Edd family dehydratase — MPESNYNDLRSAHWFAPHDLTGFVHRTAIQAEGFSRFAIKNRPVIGIANSWSELVNCNIHFKLLAEAVKRGVLMAGGLPLEFPTISLGESLMKPSAMQFRNLMAMDVEESIRAYPLDAIVLLGGCDKTVPAQLMGAASADIPTIMLTGGPQEPAYFRGKQLGVGTDTWKYADELRAGKITEADFDELESSAKPSAGHCSEMGTASTMTSLVEALGMCLPGTASIPAVDSRRGQAAEATGRRAVEMALSGPKPSEILTKEAFDNAITLLMAVGGSTNAVVHLLALARRVGYELQLDRFHEISQRTPRIVNVRPSGEYLVQQLFQVGGISTVLKELTPLLNKDAITVTGESLEKGYRNAPEPDGVVVSKLETPFDASGGIAVVRGSLAPNGAVIKRSAASKDLLQHKGSAIVFDDIYDLGRRIDDPDLDITEDSVLVLRNSGPVGAPGMPEWGMLPIPQKLLRRGIRDIVRISDARMSGTAFGTTVLHVSPEAAVGGPLAIVRDGDPIVLDVENQRLDLDLPEEEIEARLAELKLPEPKYRRGYGRLFIDHVNQAHEGCDFDFLKGLPDEEPQRLPYGLMSGWQGGW; from the coding sequence ATGCCTGAGTCGAACTACAACGATCTCCGCAGTGCGCACTGGTTCGCGCCGCACGACCTCACGGGATTCGTGCACCGTACTGCCATCCAGGCCGAAGGCTTCTCGCGCTTCGCCATCAAGAACCGGCCGGTCATTGGCATCGCAAACTCCTGGTCGGAGCTGGTCAACTGCAACATCCACTTTAAGCTGCTTGCCGAGGCCGTGAAGCGCGGCGTCCTGATGGCCGGCGGTTTGCCGCTGGAGTTCCCCACCATCTCCTTGGGCGAAAGCCTGATGAAGCCCTCGGCCATGCAGTTCCGCAACCTGATGGCCATGGACGTTGAGGAGTCCATCCGCGCGTACCCGCTGGATGCGATCGTGCTGCTGGGTGGTTGTGACAAGACGGTTCCAGCACAGCTCATGGGAGCGGCCAGCGCGGACATTCCCACCATCATGCTGACGGGCGGCCCGCAGGAACCGGCGTACTTCCGGGGCAAGCAGCTGGGCGTTGGCACGGACACGTGGAAGTACGCGGACGAACTGCGCGCGGGCAAGATCACCGAGGCGGACTTCGATGAACTTGAGTCCTCTGCCAAGCCCTCCGCCGGCCACTGCAGCGAAATGGGCACGGCCTCCACCATGACATCGCTCGTTGAAGCGCTGGGTATGTGCCTTCCCGGCACTGCGTCCATTCCCGCCGTCGATTCACGCCGCGGGCAGGCGGCGGAAGCCACAGGCCGCCGGGCAGTGGAAATGGCCTTGTCGGGCCCGAAGCCCAGCGAGATCCTGACCAAGGAGGCGTTCGACAACGCCATCACCTTGCTCATGGCTGTGGGTGGCTCGACCAACGCAGTGGTTCATCTTTTGGCTCTGGCCCGCAGGGTCGGCTACGAACTGCAGTTGGACCGCTTCCACGAGATTTCCCAGCGCACCCCACGGATCGTGAATGTCCGGCCATCCGGCGAGTATCTGGTGCAGCAGCTCTTTCAGGTGGGCGGCATCTCCACCGTTCTCAAGGAACTGACGCCACTGTTGAACAAGGATGCAATCACGGTCACCGGTGAGTCCCTCGAAAAGGGCTACCGTAACGCACCCGAGCCCGACGGCGTCGTCGTCAGTAAGCTCGAGACGCCCTTTGACGCCTCAGGAGGCATCGCCGTCGTGCGTGGTTCCCTGGCCCCCAACGGTGCCGTGATCAAGCGCAGCGCCGCCTCCAAGGACCTGCTGCAGCACAAGGGCTCGGCGATTGTCTTTGACGACATTTACGATCTCGGACGGCGGATCGACGATCCTGACCTGGACATCACTGAGGACTCGGTCCTGGTGCTGCGCAACAGCGGTCCCGTCGGCGCTCCCGGCATGCCGGAGTGGGGCATGCTGCCCATCCCGCAGAAGCTGCTGCGCCGCGGCATCCGCGACATTGTGCGCATCTCCGACGCCCGCATGAGCGGCACCGCATTTGGCACAACCGTGCTACATGTCTCGCCCGAAGCTGCGGTGGGTGGTCCGCTGGCGATCGTCCGCGACGGCGATCCGATCGTGCTGGATGTCGAGAACCAGCGGCTGGACCTGGACCTCCCCGAGGAAGAGATCGAAGCCAGGCTTGCGGAACTCAAACTGCCCGAGCCAAAGTACCGCCGCGGCTACGGGCGCCTGTTCATCGACCACGTGAACCAGGCGCATGAAGGTTGCGACTTCGACTTCCTCAAGGGCCTGCCGGATGAGGAGCCCCAGCGGTTGCCGTACGGCCTGATGAGTGGATGGCAGGGCGGCTGGTAG
- the iolD gene encoding 3D-(3,5/4)-trihydroxycyclohexane-1,2-dione acylhydrolase (decyclizing): MTSTAAADIGTEVNIAADKKAVRRRTVAQAIVEYLQVQYSELDGEERRLIAGMYGIFGHGNSVGLAQGIDEYGVDFPHFQGKNEQSMVHAAIGFAKASNRAATLACTASAGPGSTNMVSGAATATTNRLPVLLFPADIINNRFGDPVLQQIEHPVERDVSANDCFRPVSRYFDRITHPAQLLSTLPEAMRVLTDPVETGAVVVCLPQDIQGAEFDFPESFFTPRVWHIRRRPAVEDELRDAAEIIRNAKRPLLIAGGGVRYSKAQEELARFSSEFGIPVSETYAGKGSGPITDLNLGALGVTGTVGANEIADGADCVITVGSRLQDFITASHSLFQNPDVKFVNLNVGSFDAHKMGSFPVIGDARLNLAGLRERLTAVGYSTSDEFRSDIADARKATLEVRKHDLQAFPGELMSQAQVIDVLNKRTTSQDALILGSGGVVEGIHKAWDPSNGTEIHFEYANSCMGHEIPAGLGYRIARDDAPGEVYVLIGDGTYFMQPTELVTAVQEHKKIITIVIDNRGHQCIWPLQVAKGGPDREFGTQYRERSMESGRLDGAVLEFDIAANAASMGCAAWSTTTVEEFSAALTEAQEAEGPAVIVARVEPWRYLSGNGAFWDVGAPMTSERPATLEGAAKHLKGRERQRFYAATTAPDAR; this comes from the coding sequence ATGACTAGCACAGCCGCTGCTGATATCGGCACCGAGGTCAATATCGCAGCCGATAAAAAGGCCGTCCGCCGCCGCACTGTCGCACAAGCGATCGTCGAGTATTTGCAGGTCCAGTACAGCGAACTCGACGGCGAAGAACGCCGCCTGATCGCCGGCATGTACGGCATCTTCGGGCACGGCAACTCCGTGGGCCTGGCCCAGGGCATCGACGAGTACGGTGTGGACTTCCCGCACTTCCAGGGCAAGAACGAACAGTCCATGGTCCACGCGGCCATCGGCTTCGCCAAGGCCTCCAACCGTGCCGCCACCCTGGCCTGCACCGCTTCCGCCGGTCCGGGATCCACCAACATGGTTTCCGGTGCCGCCACAGCCACCACCAACCGCCTGCCCGTGCTGCTTTTCCCCGCGGACATCATCAACAACCGCTTCGGCGATCCCGTGCTGCAGCAGATCGAGCACCCGGTGGAACGCGACGTGTCCGCCAACGACTGCTTCCGTCCTGTCAGCCGCTACTTCGACCGCATCACGCACCCCGCCCAGTTGCTGTCCACGCTCCCGGAGGCAATGCGCGTCCTCACCGATCCCGTGGAAACCGGTGCCGTGGTGGTTTGCCTGCCGCAGGACATCCAGGGCGCGGAGTTCGACTTCCCGGAGTCCTTCTTCACCCCGCGCGTCTGGCACATCCGCCGTCGTCCGGCTGTTGAGGACGAGCTTCGTGACGCCGCGGAAATCATCCGCAACGCCAAGCGTCCGCTGCTGATCGCCGGTGGCGGCGTCCGCTACTCCAAGGCACAGGAAGAACTGGCGCGCTTCAGCTCCGAGTTCGGCATCCCGGTCTCCGAGACCTACGCGGGCAAGGGAAGCGGACCCATCACCGACCTCAACCTCGGTGCGCTGGGCGTGACCGGAACCGTGGGTGCCAATGAGATCGCCGACGGCGCGGACTGCGTCATTACCGTTGGCTCGCGCCTGCAGGACTTCATCACCGCCTCGCATTCGCTGTTCCAGAACCCGGACGTGAAGTTCGTGAACCTCAACGTGGGTTCGTTCGACGCCCACAAGATGGGCTCGTTCCCCGTCATCGGCGATGCCAGGCTCAACCTGGCCGGCCTGCGTGAGCGGCTCACCGCCGTCGGGTACTCGACGTCGGACGAGTTCCGCAGCGACATCGCGGACGCACGCAAGGCCACGCTGGAAGTGCGCAAGCACGACCTCCAGGCCTTCCCGGGCGAACTGATGAGCCAGGCCCAGGTGATCGACGTGCTCAACAAGCGCACCACCAGCCAGGACGCCCTGATCCTGGGTTCCGGCGGCGTGGTTGAAGGTATCCACAAGGCCTGGGACCCGTCCAACGGCACCGAAATCCACTTCGAGTACGCCAACTCCTGCATGGGCCACGAGATCCCCGCAGGCCTGGGTTACCGGATTGCCCGCGATGACGCGCCGGGCGAGGTGTACGTCCTGATCGGTGACGGCACCTACTTCATGCAGCCCACGGAACTGGTCACGGCCGTCCAGGAACACAAGAAGATCATCACGATCGTGATCGACAACCGCGGCCACCAGTGCATCTGGCCGCTGCAGGTTGCCAAGGGCGGTCCGGACCGCGAATTCGGCACCCAGTACCGGGAACGCAGCATGGAGTCCGGCCGTTTGGACGGGGCAGTACTCGAGTTCGACATCGCCGCCAACGCGGCCAGCATGGGCTGTGCGGCATGGTCGACGACGACGGTCGAGGAGTTCTCTGCCGCCCTCACCGAGGCGCAGGAAGCCGAGGGTCCAGCAGTGATCGTCGCCCGGGTGGAGCCGTGGCGCTACCTTTCCGGCAACGGCGCCTTCTGGGACGTTGGAGCTCCGATGACCTCGGAGCGGCCCGCCACCCTGGAGGGTGCTGCCAAGCACCTCAAGGGCCGTGAGCGGCAGCGCTTCTACGCTGCCACCACCGCACCTGACGCACGCTAG
- a CDS encoding APC family permease, translated as MSSSTKGKPITPTQTQEHKLSGNMGVGELVMNVLAFSSPLTTVAGTLPVMLLFSGHTAPGIYLLVTLMLLIFSVGFVKMSRSVEAPGGFYSFVTAGLGKPAGLGGALLALVGYIFIGFFAPSLFALTLQSFVVNTLGGPDIPWYWYGLGIIAITTLLAYNRIDLSAKVLTVVMLLESAVVIIFDVAAFASGDVSQGVGFSMPWITDAGLGLALLFAVGNFFGFEATVIYRDEVKNPDRTIPRATYLAVVGIGLFYAVAAWAYTAFLGADNVQEEAKANTVNLFNDGAIALVGKIFADIGVVLLITSILASMLSIQNIAARYSFSLAADGALPKALGRVHPRHKSPYVSAVGVGLLWAVATVVFTLAGVAPEALYPIASGSGTFSVLLLMFITSFAVLVYFVRRRSFAPESVWKTIVAPIVSVIFLGLITYLAIANYPELIGGSMVMTAIFMTFTFALFVGGIIYAYFLRSKRPDVYARLGRQKIEQ; from the coding sequence ATGTCTAGCTCAACAAAAGGGAAGCCGATAACGCCTACCCAGACCCAGGAACACAAGCTCAGCGGCAACATGGGGGTGGGTGAGCTCGTGATGAACGTGCTCGCCTTTTCCTCCCCGCTGACCACCGTTGCGGGCACCTTGCCCGTGATGCTCCTCTTCAGCGGCCACACCGCTCCCGGAATCTACCTCCTGGTGACGTTGATGCTGCTGATCTTCTCGGTAGGTTTCGTCAAGATGAGCCGTAGCGTTGAGGCGCCGGGCGGCTTCTACTCCTTCGTCACAGCGGGTCTTGGAAAGCCGGCTGGCCTCGGCGGGGCGCTCTTGGCCCTGGTTGGGTATATCTTCATCGGCTTCTTTGCGCCCTCCCTGTTCGCCCTCACGCTGCAGAGCTTCGTGGTGAATACCCTGGGCGGCCCGGACATCCCGTGGTACTGGTACGGCCTGGGCATCATTGCCATCACAACACTCCTGGCCTACAACCGGATCGATCTGTCCGCGAAGGTGCTTACGGTGGTCATGCTGCTGGAGTCCGCCGTGGTCATCATTTTCGACGTCGCGGCGTTCGCCTCCGGTGACGTGTCCCAGGGCGTCGGCTTCTCCATGCCGTGGATTACCGACGCCGGTTTGGGCCTCGCGCTGTTGTTTGCCGTCGGCAATTTCTTCGGCTTCGAAGCGACGGTCATCTACCGCGACGAGGTCAAGAATCCGGACCGGACCATTCCCCGCGCAACTTACTTGGCAGTAGTGGGAATCGGCTTGTTCTACGCAGTTGCTGCCTGGGCGTACACGGCCTTCCTGGGAGCGGACAACGTCCAGGAAGAAGCCAAGGCCAACACTGTGAACCTGTTCAACGACGGCGCCATTGCGTTGGTGGGCAAGATCTTTGCAGACATCGGGGTGGTCCTGCTTATCACCTCCATCCTGGCCTCCATGCTGTCCATCCAGAACATCGCTGCACGGTACAGCTTCTCTCTGGCTGCCGACGGTGCGCTTCCGAAGGCCCTGGGCCGGGTGCATCCCCGGCACAAGTCACCGTACGTTTCAGCCGTGGGCGTTGGTTTGCTCTGGGCCGTGGCCACCGTGGTGTTCACCTTGGCAGGGGTGGCTCCTGAAGCCCTTTACCCGATCGCGAGCGGCAGCGGCACGTTCTCTGTCCTGCTCCTGATGTTCATTACGAGCTTTGCCGTGCTGGTGTACTTTGTCCGCCGCCGCAGTTTCGCTCCGGAATCCGTATGGAAGACCATTGTGGCGCCGATAGTCAGTGTGATCTTCCTTGGCCTGATCACCTACCTGGCAATCGCGAATTACCCTGAGCTGATCGGCGGCTCCATGGTCATGACGGCTATTTTCATGACCTTCACTTTCGCCTTGTTCGTTGGCGGAATAATCTACGCCTATTTCCTGCGCTCGAAGCGTCCGGATGTTTATGCGCGCCTGGGCCGGCAAAAGATCGAGCAATAA
- a CDS encoding aldehyde dehydrogenase family protein, whose product MSTFAVTDPATGTIHAEYPAATDAEVEAGLSAAQQTYQEWSRTTTVAERAALAKRLADLFVERKDKLAAIINREMGKPLQQAAGEAEFSGSIAAAFAEHAEEWLADEQLEVADGLRSFFRYQGLGVILGIMPWNYPYYQVARFAIPNIILGNTVIVRHASQCPESALALEELFRDAGFPEGAYVNLFATHQQISTMIADDRVQGVSLTGSEQVGAIVAEQAGRALKKCVLELGGADVFLVLDTDNVDLAVKKAVMGRMGNTGQSCNGSKRIVVLDKYFDEFSGKFKAAIAGQSYENGDFGPMSSDSATKFLASQVQGALDQGAEILVGNNEPQGNVFTPTVITNITPAMDVYSEELFGPVAQLYKVSSDEEAIKLANSSPYGLGSVVICDDVERAERVGNQLDVGMVFVGAYDLSGADVPFGGVKKSGYGRELGKVGMLEFANKKLFRFAK is encoded by the coding sequence ATGAGCACATTTGCCGTTACTGATCCGGCTACCGGAACCATCCACGCCGAGTACCCCGCCGCCACTGACGCAGAGGTGGAAGCCGGGCTCAGCGCCGCCCAGCAGACCTACCAGGAGTGGTCCCGCACCACCACAGTCGCCGAGCGCGCTGCCCTGGCTAAACGCCTCGCGGATCTGTTTGTTGAGCGGAAGGATAAGCTGGCCGCCATCATCAACCGCGAGATGGGCAAGCCGCTGCAGCAGGCCGCCGGCGAGGCCGAGTTCTCCGGCTCCATTGCCGCTGCCTTTGCTGAGCACGCCGAAGAATGGCTCGCCGATGAGCAACTGGAGGTAGCCGACGGGCTGCGGAGCTTCTTCCGCTACCAGGGCCTCGGCGTGATCCTGGGCATCATGCCGTGGAACTACCCGTATTACCAGGTGGCACGGTTCGCGATTCCCAACATCATCCTGGGCAACACGGTCATTGTCCGGCATGCCAGCCAGTGTCCGGAGTCGGCGTTGGCATTGGAGGAACTCTTCCGCGATGCAGGTTTCCCGGAGGGTGCCTACGTCAACCTGTTCGCCACCCACCAGCAGATCTCCACCATGATCGCGGACGACCGGGTGCAGGGTGTCTCGCTCACCGGCTCCGAGCAGGTGGGAGCGATCGTGGCTGAACAGGCCGGACGTGCGCTGAAGAAGTGCGTGCTGGAGCTCGGCGGCGCCGATGTGTTCCTGGTCCTGGACACGGACAACGTGGACCTCGCCGTGAAGAAGGCCGTCATGGGCCGCATGGGCAACACGGGCCAGTCCTGCAACGGTTCCAAGAGGATCGTGGTGCTGGACAAGTACTTCGACGAGTTCTCCGGGAAGTTCAAGGCAGCCATCGCCGGACAGTCCTACGAGAACGGCGATTTCGGACCGATGTCCTCCGATTCGGCCACAAAGTTCCTGGCTTCCCAGGTGCAGGGCGCCCTGGACCAAGGCGCAGAGATCCTGGTGGGCAACAATGAGCCCCAGGGCAACGTGTTCACCCCCACAGTGATCACGAACATCACGCCGGCCATGGACGTCTACAGCGAGGAACTCTTTGGCCCTGTTGCGCAGCTGTACAAGGTCAGCAGCGACGAGGAAGCCATCAAGCTGGCCAATTCCTCGCCGTACGGCCTCGGTTCGGTAGTGATTTGCGACGACGTTGAGCGCGCCGAGCGCGTCGGAAACCAGCTCGACGTCGGCATGGTCTTCGTGGGTGCCTACGACCTCAGCGGTGCGGACGTGCCCTTCGGCGGCGTCAAGAAGTCCGGCTACGGCCGCGAACTGGGCAAGGTGGGCATGCTGGAATTCGCCAACAAGAAGCTGTTCCGCTTCGCGAAGTAG
- a CDS encoding SDR family NAD(P)-dependent oxidoreductase, giving the protein MMDRSTWNRTEPLRVLVTGATSGVGEATAKLFAARGARVALLGRRAGELQRVVKEIDGGAHQVFTDVADVESVRNGVRGAIHALGGLDVAVNAAGVAGYAALEDLNDRRWREVLDTNLSGTFYVAREAGLHMRRSGKGAIVNVASDLATMGVAGLAHYCAAKAGVVGLTKALAVELAPHVRVNAVCPGPIDTPMLRSGLESEVDPVLALQQKESTVPLNRLADPEEVAAAIYFLAVDGTFATGTSMAFDGGTSAA; this is encoded by the coding sequence ATGATGGACCGCAGCACGTGGAATCGGACGGAACCCTTGCGGGTACTCGTCACAGGCGCGACGTCCGGCGTCGGCGAAGCGACCGCAAAGCTGTTCGCAGCGCGGGGTGCGCGGGTGGCCCTTTTGGGACGACGCGCCGGAGAGCTGCAGCGCGTCGTGAAGGAGATCGACGGCGGTGCTCACCAAGTGTTTACGGACGTCGCTGACGTCGAATCGGTCCGAAATGGGGTCCGGGGTGCCATCCACGCCCTCGGTGGACTCGACGTGGCAGTCAACGCCGCGGGGGTTGCCGGCTACGCGGCACTGGAGGACCTGAATGATCGCCGCTGGCGTGAAGTGCTGGACACCAACCTCTCCGGCACCTTCTACGTCGCCCGGGAAGCGGGGCTGCACATGCGCAGGTCCGGGAAAGGGGCCATCGTCAACGTCGCCTCGGACCTTGCCACCATGGGCGTCGCCGGGCTGGCACACTACTGCGCGGCCAAAGCTGGCGTCGTCGGTCTCACCAAAGCCCTTGCCGTTGAATTAGCACCCCATGTCCGGGTCAACGCCGTGTGTCCGGGCCCCATCGACACCCCCATGTTGCGGTCAGGTCTGGAATCCGAAGTGGACCCCGTCCTGGCCCTGCAGCAGAAGGAAAGCACCGTGCCGCTGAACCGCCTCGCTGATCCGGAAGAAGTAGCGGCAGCCATCTACTTCCTGGCGGTGGACGGCACCTTCGCCACTGGCACCAGCATGGCGTTCGACGGCGGCACGTCAGCCGCGTAG
- a CDS encoding D-2-hydroxyacid dehydrogenase, producing the protein MPRPKVIVIVQEGRPVPPVERLKDEADVVVVRTGEEFRAALPGTEILFLNDFRTKLLREVGPGALRWIHTSSIGVDSLMTEEIINSDIVVSNSRGVCERPIAEWVLGVLLMFTKDLRRTIELQQARTWQHRETEPLLGRKVLVVGPGPVGRESVLLLRAAGMDVSVVGRTAREDAELGAIASFDNLDALLGEAQDVVLTVPLTEETRGLFNAARFDKMRPGARLVNVGRGAVVVEQDLLDAIDAGHLGAAALDVFENEPLAAENPLWSRNNILVSPHASGDLIGWRGKVVDCFVKNLQQWKSGQPLNDVVDLKKLGGTAPNTVSQAGTVLPQSASVV; encoded by the coding sequence ATGCCACGACCCAAAGTGATTGTTATTGTCCAGGAGGGCCGTCCGGTGCCTCCCGTGGAGCGGTTGAAGGACGAAGCCGACGTGGTGGTGGTCCGGACGGGCGAAGAGTTCCGGGCTGCACTGCCTGGGACGGAGATCCTGTTCCTCAACGATTTCCGGACCAAGCTGCTGCGCGAAGTGGGCCCGGGTGCCCTCCGTTGGATCCACACGTCCAGCATCGGCGTGGACAGCCTGATGACCGAGGAGATCATCAACAGCGACATCGTGGTCAGCAACTCCCGGGGTGTCTGCGAACGCCCCATCGCGGAGTGGGTCCTGGGTGTGCTGTTGATGTTCACCAAGGACCTGCGCCGTACCATCGAGCTGCAGCAGGCGCGGACGTGGCAGCACCGGGAGACCGAGCCGCTGCTGGGCCGCAAGGTGCTGGTGGTTGGGCCAGGTCCGGTGGGACGGGAGTCCGTGCTGTTGCTCCGCGCAGCGGGCATGGATGTATCAGTGGTGGGCCGAACCGCACGTGAGGATGCTGAGTTGGGCGCCATTGCCTCCTTCGACAATCTGGACGCGCTCCTTGGAGAGGCCCAGGACGTGGTGCTCACGGTTCCGCTCACCGAGGAGACCCGAGGGCTGTTCAACGCGGCCCGCTTCGACAAGATGCGTCCGGGCGCCCGCTTGGTCAACGTGGGCCGTGGGGCCGTGGTGGTGGAGCAGGACCTCCTCGATGCGATCGACGCGGGTCATTTGGGAGCTGCGGCTTTGGACGTCTTTGAGAACGAGCCCCTGGCTGCCGAAAACCCGCTGTGGAGCCGCAACAACATCCTGGTCTCACCCCATGCTTCCGGTGACCTGATCGGCTGGCGCGGGAAGGTTGTGGACTGCTTCGTGAAGAACCTCCAGCAGTGGAAATCGGGCCAGCCCCTCAACGATGTGGTTGACCTGAAAAAGCTGGGCGGAACCGCTCCAAATACGGTGTCCCAAGCTGGTACAGTGCTCCCACAATCCGCGTCGGTAGTGTGA
- a CDS encoding Gfo/Idh/MocA family protein, translating into MEDQNRIGVGLISVGWMGRLHSRAYLATKQFFPELPRHPELVIAADPDDAGRHHAEDALGYRETATDYRKVLENPDVDVVSICSPNFLHHEIALATIEAGKHFWIEKPMGRSAQESREIAQGAEGAGLITSVGFNYRHAPAIAEARRLIRSGALGKVTNVQIRLLTSYASDPTQVFTWRYEQARAGSGVLGDILSHGFDLAQFLVGRITSVNAVTETFIKERPLPAGTSSNSFNKGEASDVTREVENEDYTAMLARFEGGAVGMFETTRVAIGPHAEYIVEVYGTEGSIRWNFERMNQLEVATDRSGYRTVMTPPSFGEFGRFQPNAGPGIGFNDLKTIEAALFLRSVAEGKQLGPSVADGWSASELVDASLRSAESSAWVEVPEVTGNTTYGA; encoded by the coding sequence TTGGAAGACCAGAACCGCATTGGCGTTGGCCTCATCTCGGTGGGGTGGATGGGGCGCCTGCATTCCCGCGCCTACCTCGCCACCAAACAGTTCTTCCCCGAACTGCCGCGCCACCCCGAGCTTGTCATCGCCGCAGACCCGGACGACGCCGGCCGTCACCATGCCGAGGACGCGCTCGGTTACAGGGAAACGGCTACCGACTACCGCAAAGTACTGGAGAACCCGGACGTCGATGTCGTCTCGATCTGCTCCCCCAACTTCCTGCATCACGAAATCGCTTTGGCCACCATCGAGGCCGGCAAGCACTTTTGGATCGAGAAGCCGATGGGCCGCAGCGCCCAGGAATCCCGCGAGATTGCCCAGGGCGCTGAGGGCGCCGGACTTATCACGTCGGTGGGCTTCAATTACCGGCATGCACCGGCCATCGCTGAGGCACGACGGTTGATCCGTTCCGGGGCGCTGGGCAAGGTGACCAACGTGCAGATCCGCCTGCTGACCAGCTACGCCTCGGACCCGACGCAGGTGTTCACCTGGCGGTACGAGCAAGCGCGCGCAGGGTCCGGCGTTTTGGGCGACATCCTGAGCCACGGTTTCGACCTGGCCCAGTTCCTGGTAGGCCGCATCACCTCGGTCAACGCGGTGACGGAAACGTTCATCAAGGAACGTCCGCTGCCAGCCGGAACGTCGTCGAATTCCTTCAACAAGGGTGAGGCCTCGGATGTGACCCGGGAGGTGGAGAACGAGGACTACACGGCCATGCTCGCCCGCTTCGAGGGCGGTGCAGTGGGCATGTTCGAGACAACCCGCGTCGCGATCGGCCCGCACGCTGAATACATCGTGGAGGTTTACGGCACCGAAGGATCCATCCGCTGGAACTTCGAGCGCATGAACCAGCTGGAAGTCGCAACGGACCGCAGTGGATACCGGACCGTCATGACCCCGCCCTCCTTCGGCGAATTTGGGCGCTTCCAGCCCAACGCCGGTCCCGGTATCGGCTTCAACGACCTCAAGACCATCGAGGCCGCGCTGTTTTTGCGTTCGGTGGCCGAAGGCAAGCAGCTTGGACCTTCTGTGGCCGACGGTTGGTCGGCATCGGAACTGGTGGATGCCTCCCTGCGCAGCGCAGAGTCTTCCGCCTGGGTGGAGGTCCCGGAAGTCACAGGGAACACCACGTACGGAGCCTAG
- a CDS encoding Gfo/Idh/MocA family protein translates to MEPIRVGIIGVGNVLNQYLDKIGVHPDVDIVALADVNPEAVRKRAAEYDVPKALTPDELLADEDVELVLNLTPPKLHAPVTLQAIAAGKHVLSEKPFATSLEEAKQILDAAREAGVKVGSAPTTFLGSGMQTSRKLIDDGWIGEPVAAFASFACRGYEHWHPNVDPFYSPGAGPMLDIGPYLITNLVNFFGPVSRVSATTPRSSETRPRPGKDGEVIQIQTPTHVTGTLDFESGASATVIVSWDIWNHNLPHLEIYGTGGSLAAPNPDHFSGAPVLRRGEPGDLALDMTPPGGGDWRETPITHRDDAYRGIGLAEFGYAIRNGVEPRTGGDFAYHVLEVLLAFEASSEQGKHIAIESTCERPRPLPSVGPQEPYRFD, encoded by the coding sequence ATGGAACCCATTCGAGTCGGCATTATCGGCGTCGGAAACGTCCTCAACCAATACCTGGACAAGATCGGCGTCCACCCTGACGTCGACATCGTGGCGCTTGCGGATGTGAACCCGGAGGCCGTGCGGAAGCGCGCCGCCGAGTATGACGTTCCCAAAGCACTCACCCCGGACGAGTTGCTGGCGGACGAGGACGTGGAGCTGGTCCTGAACCTCACACCGCCCAAGCTGCACGCGCCGGTCACCCTCCAGGCGATCGCGGCCGGCAAACACGTCCTTTCGGAGAAGCCCTTTGCCACGTCCCTTGAGGAAGCGAAGCAGATCCTGGACGCGGCACGGGAAGCCGGTGTCAAAGTGGGCTCCGCGCCCACCACCTTCCTGGGTTCCGGCATGCAGACCAGCCGCAAGCTCATCGACGACGGCTGGATCGGTGAGCCCGTTGCAGCTTTCGCTTCCTTCGCGTGCAGGGGCTACGAACACTGGCACCCGAACGTTGACCCGTTCTACAGCCCCGGCGCGGGCCCCATGCTGGACATCGGACCATACCTCATCACCAACCTGGTGAACTTCTTCGGCCCCGTTTCCCGTGTCTCCGCAACCACGCCGCGTTCGTCCGAGACCCGTCCCCGCCCCGGCAAGGACGGCGAAGTCATCCAGATCCAGACCCCCACGCATGTCACGGGCACACTCGACTTCGAGTCCGGCGCCTCTGCCACCGTGATCGTCAGCTGGGACATCTGGAACCACAACCTGCCGCACCTGGAGATCTACGGCACCGGTGGTTCCTTGGCAGCACCGAACCCGGACCACTTCTCCGGCGCTCCCGTGCTGCGGCGCGGTGAGCCGGGCGACCTCGCGCTGGACATGACGCCTCCGGGCGGCGGCGACTGGCGCGAAACGCCCATCACCCACCGCGACGATGCCTACCGCGGCATCGGCTTGGCCGAGTTCGGCTACGCCATCCGCAACGGCGTGGAACCCCGGACGGGCGGCGACTTCGCCTACCACGTGCTGGAAGTCCTCCTCGCCTTCGAGGCCTCCTCGGAGCAGGGCAAGCACATCGCGATCGAAAGCACCTGCGAGCGGCCCCGGCCGCTGCCCTCCGTGGGACCGCAGGAGCCTTACCGCTTCGACTAA